The Methylobacterium sp. PvR107 genome contains a region encoding:
- a CDS encoding murein transglycosylase A, with the protein MPLPSLSSGLSFGTVPATVAAALILTPLVLSRPASAAPERIGGAVLTPVAIETLPGFPGSDPGAARDAFRRVCAAPPPALPQPAGVAGDPEALAEACAASVGDVPDAATFFRDHFDAFRVERPGAGQPGFLTGYFEPELDGSLDAAAEFPTPVLARPDDLVSLGPGETRPGLDPSLRAARATPAGFVPYPDRAAIEDGALGARARPILWLRDAVDLLVLQVQGSGRVRLPDGRAVRVLYDGRNGQPYTAVAKLIVQAGHLPLEGLTLARWTGWLRDHPDAGRRLIRANASYIFFRLAEVADPALGPPGAANAPLSPGYSLAVDAGLWRYGLPFWLAGKLPDRAGGEAGRLVIAADTGSAIVGPARGDLFVGTGAKAGIVAGNLRDAIGLVVLLPKRNPAQERAP; encoded by the coding sequence GTGCCGCTGCCAAGCCTCTCATCCGGCCTCTCATTCGGAACCGTTCCGGCCACCGTCGCCGCCGCGCTTATCCTGACCCCGCTTGTCCTGTCCCGTCCGGCCAGCGCCGCCCCGGAGAGGATCGGCGGCGCCGTCCTGACACCCGTGGCGATCGAGACCCTGCCGGGCTTTCCCGGCTCGGATCCCGGCGCCGCGCGCGACGCCTTCCGCCGGGTCTGCGCCGCGCCGCCGCCAGCCCTGCCGCAGCCCGCGGGCGTGGCGGGCGATCCCGAAGCCCTGGCCGAGGCCTGCGCGGCGTCCGTGGGCGACGTGCCGGATGCCGCCACGTTCTTCCGCGACCATTTCGACGCGTTCCGCGTGGAGCGGCCGGGAGCCGGGCAGCCCGGCTTCCTGACCGGCTATTTCGAGCCGGAACTCGATGGGTCCCTCGATGCCGCCGCCGAGTTCCCGACGCCGGTGCTCGCCCGCCCCGACGATCTCGTCTCCCTCGGCCCCGGCGAGACCCGCCCCGGCCTCGATCCGTCCCTGCGGGCCGCACGGGCCACCCCCGCCGGGTTCGTTCCCTACCCCGACCGCGCCGCCATCGAGGACGGGGCACTCGGCGCGCGCGCACGGCCGATCCTGTGGCTGCGCGACGCCGTCGATCTGCTCGTGCTGCAGGTGCAGGGCTCAGGGCGTGTCCGCCTGCCGGACGGGCGCGCGGTGCGGGTGCTGTATGACGGGCGCAACGGTCAGCCCTACACGGCGGTGGCCAAGCTGATCGTGCAGGCGGGGCACCTGCCCCTCGAAGGCCTGACGCTCGCCCGCTGGACCGGGTGGCTGCGCGACCATCCCGACGCCGGCCGGCGGCTGATCCGTGCGAACGCCTCCTACATCTTCTTCCGCCTCGCCGAGGTGGCGGATCCGGCTCTCGGTCCCCCGGGCGCCGCGAACGCGCCCTTGAGCCCCGGCTACAGCCTCGCGGTGGATGCCGGCCTGTGGCGTTACGGGCTGCCGTTCTGGCTCGCCGGAAAGCTGCCCGATCGAGCCGGAGGCGAGGCCGGGCGCCTCGTGATCGCCGCTGACACCGGATCGGCGATCGTCGGGCCGGCCCGCGGCGATCTCTTCGTCGGCACCGGTGCCAAGGCCGGCATCGTCGCCGGAAACCTGCGCGACGCCATCGGCTTGGTGGTCCTGCTGCCGAAGCGCAACCCGGCGCAGGAGCGGGCGCCGTGA
- a CDS encoding DMT family transporter, protein MLVFALPALLAVLAGAGLVLQQILNANLRAGLASASWAGFASYAVGLGCMALLAAALRDPVPTASVAGRIPWWTWTGGLFGALFIGLAILLVPKLGAATFFALLVTGQMLASILFDQFGLLGLAQRSVDLPRLIGVGLLIGGVVLIRP, encoded by the coding sequence ATGCTCGTCTTCGCGCTTCCCGCCTTGCTCGCTGTCCTGGCAGGAGCCGGCCTCGTCCTGCAGCAGATCCTGAACGCGAACCTGCGCGCCGGGCTCGCCTCGGCGTCGTGGGCGGGCTTTGCCAGCTACGCGGTCGGCCTCGGCTGCATGGCGCTCCTGGCCGCAGCCCTGCGCGATCCCGTGCCCACGGCGAGCGTGGCGGGGCGCATTCCGTGGTGGACCTGGACCGGCGGCCTGTTCGGTGCGCTCTTCATCGGGCTGGCGATCCTGCTCGTCCCGAAGCTCGGCGCCGCGACCTTCTTCGCCCTTTTGGTGACGGGGCAGATGCTCGCCTCGATCCTGTTCGATCAGTTCGGCCTGCTCGGCTTGGCGCAGCGATCCGTCGATCTCCCGCGGCTGATCGGGGTCGGGCTCCTGATCGGCGGCGTCGTGCTGATCCGCCCATAG
- a CDS encoding DUF4865 family protein encodes MLIARYRHRLPADYDMKRIRDRVAERAPAWDAIPGLVFKAVTIEEQARAGAANAYSSLYLWQDARAAAAFLAAPAFRAVVDSFGRPRVETWLPAAVDFGPATTALFLSEETRLVAPEEDLASLSEAERSRGRAIAGETGILGTLAGLDPEVWRLTRFTLRSEPLAGTPAVAIAHLAHPGLAAARGH; translated from the coding sequence ATGCTGATCGCCCGATACCGTCACCGCCTGCCGGCCGACTACGACATGAAGCGCATCCGTGATCGCGTCGCTGAGCGGGCGCCCGCCTGGGACGCCATCCCGGGGCTGGTCTTCAAGGCAGTCACGATCGAGGAGCAGGCACGGGCGGGGGCGGCGAACGCCTACAGCTCACTCTACCTATGGCAGGATGCCCGCGCGGCCGCCGCCTTCCTGGCCGCTCCGGCTTTCCGGGCCGTCGTCGACAGCTTCGGGCGGCCGCGCGTCGAGACCTGGCTGCCCGCGGCCGTCGATTTCGGGCCTGCCACCACGGCCCTTTTTCTGTCGGAGGAGACGCGCCTCGTTGCCCCCGAGGAGGATCTCGCCAGTCTGAGCGAGGCCGAACGGTCGCGCGGCCGCGCCATCGCCGGCGAGACAGGCATCCTCGGAACATTGGCCGGCCTCGATCCCGAGGTCTGGCGGCTGACCCGCTTCACGCTCCGGTCTGAGCCGCTCGCCGGTACGCCCGCCGTCGCGATCGCACATCTCGCCCATCCCGGCCTCGCGGCGGCGCGCGGCCACTGA
- the gmk gene encoding guanylate kinase, with protein MTEPAGGAANPIARRGLILILSSPSGAGKTTLTRAIAQDPAWALDLSISVTTRSRRPSEIDGRHYHFIDREAFEDLRSRDDLLEWAEVHGNYYGTPRRPVEKVLGAGRDMIFDIDYQGTRQVRAKLAQDVVTAFILPPSMAELRQRLERRAEDSADTIEKRLANARTEIQRWVEYDYVIVNDDLQNAFKALQGILAAERLKRARRTGLAQFVDGLLAETP; from the coding sequence ATGACCGAGCCGGCCGGCGGCGCCGCCAACCCCATCGCGCGGCGTGGGCTGATCCTGATTCTGTCGTCGCCCTCCGGGGCGGGCAAGACCACCCTGACGCGGGCGATCGCGCAGGATCCGGCCTGGGCGCTCGACCTGTCGATCTCCGTGACCACGCGCTCCCGCCGCCCGTCCGAGATCGACGGGCGCCATTATCACTTCATCGATCGCGAGGCGTTCGAGGACCTGCGCAGCCGCGACGACCTGCTCGAATGGGCCGAGGTCCACGGCAATTACTACGGGACGCCCCGCCGGCCGGTGGAGAAAGTGCTCGGGGCCGGCCGGGACATGATCTTCGACATCGATTACCAGGGCACGCGGCAGGTGCGCGCGAAGCTGGCCCAGGATGTCGTGACCGCCTTCATCCTGCCGCCCAGCATGGCCGAGTTGCGCCAGCGTCTCGAGCGCCGGGCCGAGGATTCGGCGGACACCATCGAGAAGCGTCTCGCCAACGCCCGGACCGAGATCCAGCGCTGGGTCGAGTACGATTACGTCATCGTCAACGACGACCTGCAGAACGCCTTCAAGGCTCTCCAGGGGATCCTGGCGGCCGAGCGGCTCAAGCGCGCACGCCGCACCGGGCTGGCGCAGTTCGTCGACGGCTTGCTGGCCGAGACGCCGTAG
- the mltG gene encoding endolytic transglycosylase MltG encodes MFFRRSKPPAPETTALDPTDGPALPQRLSPRSPGEAIKPTAAPPPPEKPERERSGLVGIISGALTFAVVLAIAAMIGITLFQRQVREPGPLAADKVVVIPTHSGTGEIADTLKREGVIDHTGLFEFAARFGGRPALRAGEYVFRAHASIADTLDTIATGRQVQHAITFPEGLTSEQIVTRLNDNDVLAGEIGDIPAEGSLLPDTYKFERGATRQQIVNLMKAKQREVLNQIWLRRSADVPVRTPAEMVTLASIVEKETGRADERPRVAGVFINRLNKRMKLQSDPTIVYGLVGGRGTLGRGIMRSEIDRPTPYNTYVIEGLPPGPIANPGRAALEAVANPSRTKDLFFVADGSGGHAFADSLEAHQRNVARWRAVEKNRQAPPDAVDKVEPGPDPATPGRASAYAPGGAPAANGTNTNAAFLETGAPSSRAFDASEGTRLDPLKNRSYDLGSPKTVPALAEPAPAQRGRR; translated from the coding sequence ATGTTCTTCCGCCGCTCAAAGCCCCCCGCGCCCGAGACCACCGCGCTGGATCCGACGGACGGGCCGGCCCTGCCGCAGCGGCTCTCGCCGCGCTCGCCCGGCGAGGCGATCAAGCCGACCGCCGCCCCGCCGCCGCCGGAGAAGCCCGAGCGCGAGCGGAGCGGGCTCGTGGGCATCATCAGCGGGGCGCTGACCTTCGCGGTGGTCCTCGCCATCGCCGCGATGATCGGGATCACGCTGTTCCAAAGGCAGGTGCGCGAGCCGGGGCCGCTCGCGGCCGACAAGGTCGTGGTGATCCCGACCCACAGCGGGACGGGCGAGATTGCCGACACGCTGAAGCGCGAGGGCGTGATCGACCATACCGGCCTGTTCGAGTTCGCCGCCCGGTTCGGCGGCAGGCCCGCGCTCCGGGCCGGCGAGTACGTGTTCAGGGCGCATGCGAGCATCGCCGACACGCTCGATACGATCGCCACCGGCCGGCAGGTCCAGCACGCCATCACGTTCCCGGAGGGCCTGACCTCCGAGCAGATCGTGACCCGCCTCAACGACAACGACGTGCTCGCGGGGGAGATCGGCGACATCCCGGCGGAAGGCTCGCTCCTGCCCGACACCTACAAGTTCGAGCGCGGCGCCACCCGCCAGCAGATCGTCAACCTGATGAAGGCCAAGCAGCGCGAGGTGCTGAACCAGATCTGGCTCCGGCGCAGCGCCGACGTGCCGGTCCGGACCCCGGCCGAGATGGTCACCCTGGCGTCGATCGTCGAGAAGGAGACCGGCCGGGCCGACGAGCGGCCGCGGGTGGCCGGCGTGTTCATCAACCGCCTGAACAAGCGGATGAAGCTGCAATCCGATCCGACGATCGTCTACGGGCTCGTGGGCGGCCGCGGCACCCTCGGCCGCGGGATCATGCGGTCCGAAATCGACCGGCCGACGCCGTACAACACCTACGTGATCGAGGGCCTGCCGCCGGGGCCGATCGCCAATCCCGGCCGGGCCGCCCTGGAGGCGGTCGCCAACCCCTCGCGGACCAAGGACCTCTTCTTCGTGGCGGACGGAAGCGGCGGGCACGCCTTCGCCGATTCGCTCGAAGCGCATCAGCGCAACGTCGCACGCTGGCGCGCGGTGGAGAAGAACCGGCAGGCGCCGCCGGATGCGGTCGACAAGGTCGAGCCCGGCCCCGATCCGGCGACGCCGGGCCGCGCCTCGGCCTACGCGCCGGGCGGCGCGCCCGCGGCCAACGGGACCAACACGAACGCGGCCTTCCTCGAGACCGGGGCGCCGAGTTCGCGGGCGTTCGACGCCTCCGAGGGCACGCGACTCGATCCGCTGAAGAACCGCAGCTACGATCTGGGCTCGCCGAAGACCGTCCCGGCCCTCGCCGAGCCGGCACCGGCACAGCGCGGCCGGCGCTGA
- a CDS encoding VOC family protein has product MSRMIFVNLPVADVERAAGFYAALGAERDARFSQPGTAAAMVFSDAIVVMLLSHAHFASFAPRPIADARAATEVLICLSEESRAAVDARVARAVDAGGRADLRAPQAMGEIMYGRTLEDLDGHVIELMWMDAAAVTQGQPGA; this is encoded by the coding sequence ATGTCCCGGATGATCTTCGTGAACCTGCCCGTCGCCGACGTCGAGCGGGCGGCCGGCTTCTACGCGGCCCTCGGGGCGGAGCGGGACGCCCGCTTCTCCCAGCCAGGCACGGCCGCCGCGATGGTGTTCTCCGACGCGATCGTGGTGATGCTGCTCAGCCACGCGCATTTCGCCAGCTTCGCGCCGCGCCCGATCGCCGACGCCCGCGCCGCCACCGAGGTGCTGATCTGCCTGTCCGAGGAGAGCCGGGCCGCGGTCGATGCGCGCGTCGCGCGGGCGGTCGACGCCGGCGGACGCGCCGACCTCAGGGCCCCGCAGGCGATGGGCGAGATCATGTACGGCCGCACCCTCGAGGATCTCGACGGCCACGTGATCGAGCTGATGTGGATGGATGCGGCGGCGGTCACGCAGGGTCAGCCGGGCGCGTGA
- a CDS encoding YicC/YloC family endoribonuclease, whose amino-acid sequence MAQIASMTGFARAAGTTGPVQWVWEVRSVNGRGLDVRVRVPTGHDGVGETARTALQKTLTRGQCQLTLALTRPEATSRVRINEALLASLAQAVARVPVPEGVAPATLDGLLGIRGVIETEDEATDLEALTRDLAEGVVRLVADLVEARRAEGRQLEQVVGAQVARIAALTQAAEDNPARQPEAVRARLAAAVAALGGSSLDPDRLHQEAMLLAGKADVREELDRLRAHVASAQELLAAGGAIGRRLDFLAQEFGREANTLCAKANDITLSRIGLDLKAVVEQFREQVQNIE is encoded by the coding sequence ATGGCCCAGATCGCGAGCATGACCGGCTTCGCCCGCGCGGCGGGCACCACCGGGCCGGTGCAATGGGTCTGGGAGGTCCGCAGCGTCAACGGGCGCGGCCTCGACGTGCGCGTCCGCGTGCCGACCGGCCATGACGGCGTCGGCGAGACCGCCCGCACGGCCCTCCAGAAGACCCTCACCCGCGGCCAGTGCCAGTTGACGCTGGCCCTCACCCGGCCGGAGGCGACGTCGCGGGTCCGGATCAACGAGGCCCTTCTGGCCAGCCTGGCGCAAGCCGTGGCCCGGGTGCCGGTCCCCGAGGGCGTGGCGCCCGCCACCCTGGACGGGCTGCTCGGCATCCGCGGCGTGATCGAGACGGAAGACGAGGCGACGGACCTCGAGGCGCTCACCCGGGATCTCGCCGAGGGCGTCGTCCGGTTGGTCGCGGATCTCGTCGAGGCGCGCCGCGCCGAGGGCCGGCAGCTGGAGCAGGTCGTCGGCGCCCAGGTCGCCCGGATCGCCGCGCTGACGCAGGCTGCGGAGGACAACCCGGCGCGCCAGCCCGAGGCGGTGCGCGCGCGCCTGGCCGCCGCCGTGGCGGCGCTGGGCGGCAGCAGCCTCGATCCCGACCGTCTGCATCAGGAGGCCATGCTGCTCGCCGGGAAGGCGGATGTGCGCGAGGAGCTGGACCGCCTCCGGGCGCACGTTGCCAGCGCCCAGGAGCTGCTGGCCGCCGGCGGCGCCATCGGCCGCCGCCTCGACTTTCTGGCCCAGGAATTCGGACGCGAGGCCAACACCCTGTGCGCGAAGGCCAACGACATCACCCTGTCGCGGATCGGGCTCGACCTGAAGGCGGTGGTCGAGCAGTTCCGCGAGCAGGTCCAGAACATCGAATGA
- a CDS encoding Tim44/TimA family putative adaptor protein codes for MQDSFDVTTIIFLALAVFVIWRLRSVLGQKTGAERSPFKPVDRSRTEPQARSEGDNVVRLPGADRVQPAPPPAAAPRDWRGIAEPGSEIARGLEACVQAEPGFDPRTFLEGAKSAYEAIMIAFAKGDRKTLRGLLSKEVGEAFERAIVERERNRQTLETTFVSIDKAEIVAVEVRNRVAQVTVRFLSNLITATRNAEGKVVDGSAETVVEVPDVWTFARTLGSRDPNWQLVATEAGA; via the coding sequence ATGCAGGACAGTTTCGACGTTACGACCATCATCTTCCTCGCGCTCGCAGTCTTCGTGATCTGGCGTCTGCGCTCGGTGCTCGGCCAGAAGACCGGAGCGGAGCGCTCGCCGTTCAAGCCGGTCGACCGCAGCCGGACCGAGCCCCAGGCGCGGTCGGAGGGCGACAACGTGGTGCGCCTGCCGGGCGCCGACCGGGTTCAGCCCGCGCCGCCGCCGGCCGCGGCGCCTCGGGACTGGCGCGGGATCGCCGAGCCCGGCTCCGAGATCGCGCGCGGCCTCGAGGCCTGCGTCCAGGCTGAGCCCGGCTTCGATCCGCGCACCTTCCTGGAGGGCGCCAAATCGGCCTACGAGGCGATCATGATCGCCTTCGCAAAGGGCGACCGGAAGACCCTGCGCGGGCTCCTGTCCAAGGAGGTCGGCGAGGCGTTCGAGCGGGCGATCGTCGAGCGCGAGCGCAACCGGCAGACGCTGGAGACCACCTTCGTCTCGATCGACAAGGCCGAAATCGTCGCCGTGGAAGTGCGCAACCGTGTTGCGCAGGTGACGGTGCGCTTCCTGTCGAACCTCATCACGGCCACCCGCAACGCGGAGGGCAAGGTGGTCGACGGCAGCGCCGAGACCGTGGTCGAGGTGCCGGATGTCTGGACCTTCGCCCGCACCCTCGGCTCGCGCGACCCGAACTGGCAGCTCGTGGCCACCGAGGCCGGCGCCTGA
- a CDS encoding Smr/MutS family protein — MRPPRRGRRLSAGEVRLWDAIAKLVTPLPGRAPPIPDAAPVPATPGATMPALSTPILKPSAAPVAKKPRAKPPPKPAASPLHPVTAAPYQAPPQHNTPSAGLERTAKVGLRRGRLAIEARIDLHGMVQAEAHAALTGFLLRARAAGHGYVLVVTGKGGPGYSEAFAERGVLRRSVPHWLRGPDLRGIVLGFEEAARHHGGGGALYVRLRRR, encoded by the coding sequence GTGAGGCCGCCCCGCCGCGGGCGCCGCCTGAGCGCGGGCGAGGTCCGGCTGTGGGACGCGATCGCCAAGCTGGTGACCCCGCTGCCCGGACGCGCGCCGCCGATCCCCGATGCCGCCCCTGTCCCGGCGACGCCGGGTGCCACCATGCCGGCACTGTCGACCCCGATCCTGAAGCCGAGCGCGGCACCGGTCGCCAAGAAACCGCGTGCGAAGCCTCCGCCCAAGCCGGCAGCGTCACCGCTGCATCCTGTGACCGCCGCCCCCTATCAGGCGCCGCCGCAGCACAACACGCCGAGCGCGGGGCTGGAGCGGACCGCCAAGGTCGGCCTGCGCCGCGGGCGCCTCGCCATCGAGGCGCGGATCGACCTGCACGGGATGGTGCAGGCGGAGGCTCATGCCGCGCTCACGGGCTTCCTGCTGCGGGCGCGGGCCGCCGGACATGGCTACGTGCTGGTCGTCACCGGCAAGGGCGGACCGGGCTATTCCGAGGCCTTCGCCGAGCGCGGAGTCCTGCGCCGCAGCGTGCCGCACTGGCTTCGGGGGCCGGACTTGCGCGGAATCGTCCTCGGCTTCGAGGAGGCCGCCCGCCACCACGGTGGCGGCGGCGCGCTGTATGTGCGCCTGCGGCGCCGATAG
- a CDS encoding LysR family transcriptional regulator, translated as MTVPPLDLDGVLTFVRVADLGSFTRAAEALATSQAAISLRLKRLEDRLGTRLLDRTPRHVALTRQGAQFLPAARRLLEAHDSALAEVAATVPARLSLGISDHVAGPSLPALLRRLGLDGAGLVTEVRIVPSRDLASAFDTPGEGGYDAVILRTESASGHDGTVLAEERLGWFAAPDFPAPRAGEPLRLAGLAGPCNVRGAATRVLDAAGLPWTEVFVGGGVLAVGAAVTAGLAIAALAPSTAPPGAAEVGARLGLPELPRTWIVLRARRLDGSAAQALRALAAAYRNPGGR; from the coding sequence ATGACTGTACCTCCCCTCGATCTCGACGGTGTCCTGACCTTCGTGCGTGTGGCCGATCTCGGCAGCTTCACGCGTGCGGCCGAGGCGCTTGCCACCTCGCAGGCGGCGATCAGCCTGCGGCTCAAGCGCCTGGAGGACAGGCTCGGCACGCGCCTTCTCGACCGGACACCGCGGCACGTCGCCCTGACCCGTCAGGGGGCACAGTTCCTGCCGGCGGCCCGGCGGCTTCTGGAGGCACATGACAGCGCGCTGGCGGAGGTCGCCGCGACGGTGCCGGCCCGGCTGAGCCTCGGCATCAGCGACCACGTCGCCGGGCCAAGCCTGCCCGCGCTGCTGAGGCGGCTCGGCCTCGACGGGGCCGGTCTCGTCACGGAGGTGCGGATCGTGCCTTCGCGGGATCTCGCGAGCGCCTTCGACACGCCCGGCGAGGGCGGCTACGACGCCGTGATCCTCCGTACGGAATCAGCCTCCGGGCACGACGGAACGGTGCTGGCGGAGGAGCGCCTGGGCTGGTTTGCCGCGCCGGACTTTCCCGCGCCGCGTGCGGGCGAGCCGCTGCGGCTCGCGGGTCTCGCCGGTCCGTGCAATGTCCGGGGTGCCGCGACGCGCGTCCTCGACGCGGCGGGCCTGCCCTGGACCGAGGTCTTCGTCGGCGGCGGGGTGCTGGCGGTCGGGGCAGCGGTCACGGCCGGCCTCGCGATCGCGGCCCTCGCGCCGAGCACCGCGCCCCCGGGCGCCGCGGAGGTCGGCGCGCGGCTCGGCCTGCCCGAATTGCCCCGGACCTGGATCGTGCTGCGCGCCCGCCGCCTCGACGGGAGCGCCGCCCAGGCCCTGCGCGCCCTGGCGGCGGCCTACCGCAACCCCGGCGGCCGCTGA
- the mutM gene encoding bifunctional DNA-formamidopyrimidine glycosylase/DNA-(apurinic or apyrimidinic site) lyase, translating to MPELPEVETVRRGLAPALVGARFSRVTLRRANLRFPFPERFAARLEGRAVTHLARRAKYLTADLDSGETLIMHLGMSGRFDVALPDGRNLSPGDFYLEGAQGTPKHDHVVMAMSSGATVTYNDARRFGFMDLVPSADLAACRHFARMGVEPLDGLTGAVIARLFRHKSAPLKAALLDQRLIAGLGNIYVCEALHRARLHPEAPAGSLAKPDGRPTAKANALAKAIVTVLEAAVEAGGSTLRDYAQTDGRSGAFQHAFRVYDRVGLPCSRPGCGGAITRIVQANRSTFFCTACQPPD from the coding sequence ATGCCGGAGCTTCCCGAAGTCGAGACGGTGCGCCGGGGCCTGGCGCCCGCCCTGGTCGGCGCGCGTTTCAGCCGCGTCACCCTGCGCCGGGCCAACCTGCGCTTCCCGTTCCCGGAGCGCTTCGCCGCCCGGTTGGAGGGGCGCGCCGTCACGCATCTCGCGCGCCGGGCCAAGTACCTGACCGCCGACCTCGATTCCGGCGAGACGCTGATCATGCATCTCGGCATGAGCGGGCGGTTCGACGTGGCGCTGCCCGACGGCCGCAACCTGTCGCCGGGAGATTTCTACCTCGAAGGGGCCCAGGGCACCCCCAAGCACGACCACGTGGTGATGGCGATGAGCAGCGGCGCCACGGTCACCTACAACGATGCCCGCCGCTTCGGCTTCATGGATCTCGTCCCGAGCGCGGATCTCGCCGCCTGCCGCCACTTCGCCCGGATGGGCGTCGAGCCCCTGGACGGGCTCACGGGGGCGGTGATCGCGCGGCTGTTCCGCCACAAGTCGGCGCCGCTGAAGGCCGCGCTCCTCGACCAGCGGCTGATCGCGGGCCTCGGCAACATCTATGTCTGCGAGGCGCTGCACCGGGCGCGCCTGCATCCGGAAGCGCCGGCCGGGAGCCTCGCCAAGCCCGACGGTCGCCCGACGGCCAAGGCCAACGCCCTGGCGAAGGCGATCGTGACGGTCCTGGAGGCGGCGGTCGAGGCCGGTGGCTCGACCCTGCGCGACTACGCGCAGACCGATGGTCGTTCGGGCGCCTTCCAGCACGCCTTCCGGGTCTACGACCGGGTCGGCCTGCCCTGCAGCCGGCCGGGCTGCGGCGGCGCGATCACCCGCATCGTGCAGGCCAACCGCTCGACCTTCTTCTGCACCGCCTGTCAGCCCCCCGACTGA
- the secB gene encoding protein-export chaperone SecB, translated as MADSPAANGNGGGMPQGDVPTINALAQYTKDLSFENPNAPRSLQPKEGQGPQINIQVNVNAQQLSETDFEVELKLEGDAKVQNEVLFAFEVTYAGVFRLLNIPADQIHPAVMIECPRLLFPFARQIVAEAVRNGGFPPLYIDPIDFVGLYRQKVIEQQGAQGPLAS; from the coding sequence ATGGCCGATTCTCCGGCAGCGAACGGCAACGGCGGCGGCATGCCGCAGGGCGACGTGCCGACCATCAACGCCCTGGCGCAATACACGAAGGATCTCTCCTTCGAGAATCCGAACGCGCCGCGCTCACTGCAGCCGAAGGAGGGCCAGGGGCCGCAGATCAACATTCAGGTCAACGTCAACGCGCAGCAGCTCTCCGAGACCGATTTCGAGGTCGAGTTGAAGCTCGAGGGCGATGCCAAGGTCCAGAACGAGGTGCTGTTCGCCTTCGAGGTGACCTACGCGGGGGTGTTCCGCCTGCTGAACATCCCGGCCGACCAGATCCATCCGGCCGTGATGATCGAGTGCCCGCGCCTGCTCTTCCCGTTCGCCCGCCAGATCGTGGCCGAGGCGGTGCGCAACGGGGGCTTCCCGCCCCTGTACATCGACCCGATCGATTTCGTCGGTCTCTACCGGCAGAAGGTGATCGAGCAGCAGGGCGCCCAGGGCCCGCTCGCCTCCTGA
- a CDS encoding tautomerase family protein, giving the protein MPLTRISLRAGTTEAYRAALVSGIYAAMRETYAVPDGDLFTVIHEHAAADFIFSPEYVGIRHGENLVIVQIVASATRSTAQKRALYAAIAGNLGRDPGLDPAEVVIVLVEVSPENWSFGHGLMTYGPSES; this is encoded by the coding sequence ATGCCCCTGACCCGTATCTCCCTGCGCGCCGGCACGACGGAGGCTTATCGCGCCGCCCTCGTCTCCGGCATCTACGCCGCGATGCGCGAGACCTATGCGGTGCCGGACGGCGACCTGTTCACGGTGATCCACGAGCATGCGGCGGCGGATTTCATCTTCAGCCCGGAATATGTCGGCATCCGCCACGGTGAGAATCTCGTGATCGTCCAGATCGTCGCGAGCGCCACCCGCAGCACCGCACAGAAGCGGGCCCTCTACGCCGCCATCGCCGGCAATCTCGGCCGCGATCCCGGGTTGGATCCGGCCGAAGTCGTCATCGTCCTCGTCGAGGTCTCGCCCGAGAACTGGTCCTTCGGTCACGGCCTGATGACGTATGGACCTTCCGAATCCTGA
- a CDS encoding biliverdin-producing heme oxygenase: protein MVRDSLHARLRAATGPAHQALEDSLDWRARVATLPGYRTLLARLHGFHAAWEPVIGAALADEAFLAPRRRLALLAADLHHLGLGPDAVAALPLPELNDRDGPVLRGPAAATGALYVLEGSTLGGKVIGRHIANLHGLSGAGLAYYRAHGAAAGSMWAALRARLEIFADDPVAEAELTGAAIATFAAMRAWLNPAPEGTAGH from the coding sequence ATGGTCCGCGACAGCCTGCATGCCAGGCTTCGGGCGGCGACGGGACCGGCCCACCAAGCCCTGGAGGATTCCCTCGACTGGCGGGCGCGCGTCGCGACGCTGCCGGGCTATCGCACCCTGCTGGCACGGCTCCACGGCTTCCATGCGGCCTGGGAGCCTGTGATCGGCGCGGCACTCGCCGACGAGGCCTTTCTCGCACCGCGCCGCCGCCTTGCGCTGCTGGCCGCGGACCTCCACCATCTCGGGCTGGGTCCGGACGCGGTGGCCGCCCTGCCGCTGCCGGAGCTCAACGATCGCGACGGGCCCGTGCTTCGGGGACCCGCCGCGGCCACGGGGGCGCTATACGTGCTGGAGGGCTCGACCCTGGGCGGCAAGGTGATCGGCCGGCACATCGCCAACCTGCATGGCCTCTCCGGGGCCGGGCTCGCCTATTACCGGGCGCATGGCGCGGCCGCCGGGTCGATGTGGGCGGCCCTCCGGGCGCGGCTCGAGATCTTCGCGGACGATCCGGTGGCGGAAGCGGAGCTGACCGGTGCCGCAATCGCCACCTTCGCGGCGATGCGCGCCTGGCTGAATCCCGCGCCCGAGGGTACAGCCGGCCACTGA